CGTGGTGGTTATATCGGCGGTTTTCATCAGTTCAAGAATTTCACCTTCGGCCAGGCGTTTGGTGGCTGAAGCTAATGCTTTGAGGATTTTCAGGTTTCCCTGATCAACTGCCAGATCGAAAGAGGTCGAGAAAAGAAAATCACCTACAAGCACCGAGGCCTCATTGCCCCAGATCATGTTGGCTGCAGTTAAGCCGCGACGCATATCCGCCTGGTCGACAACATCATCATGCAGGAGGGTGGCGGTATGAATAAATTCAATCACGGCCGCCATGGCTGTACCCGAATAAGGCTGGTCGCCCATCATTTTCATGGTCAGGATAAGCAGGGCCGGTCGCAGTCGCTTGCCGCCGCTTAAAATGATATGATCACTTATTTTTGGAATCAGGGAAACGTTGGTTCTCAGGTAATCCGCATAAGCAGATTCTATCTCTTTCAGCTCAGAGTCTATGAGGGAAAATACATCATTTATGGTTGAAATGGCGGTCATGGAATATTTTTGCAGCCTTTGTCTGGTGGCCTTCGCCAGGCGCTAGTTTAACGTTTAATTATCAGTGTTCAGCGGTCAGCAAAAGAGGCTGGCCATTAACCTTACACCGTGCAACTTATATCTTACAGCTTTGAACATGTTTGCGGCCAAATTGCCACTGCTTTTGAGTCAACTCTTTAAATTGTGCATCCGGTTCCGGAAAGCACTATCTAAGGGTCGGATAGTGAGAGAATTTATAGCGGAATATCCGCTACTTGTCAAAATGTTTTTATTTGTCAGCAACCTTGTAAAAGGTCAAAAAATAAAGGAACAGGATATGAGTTGTAAATTTTGTCTGGTTCAAGGATTTAAAAACCGCGGCGGTGTGATCTTCAGGCCTTCTTTACCGTTTTGCCTGGCCAGCAACAAGATCAGTTCTGCGGATTGGGTCGGCTGTGAATGGAGGCATTGTAATTTTTTTGGTGTGAGCTTTCGATTACTGCAGGCAGTTAGAAGGGATGGCAATCGTTCGGCTGGATAGCTGACAAAGAAGCTGCCACCCGGTTCAAGAAAAAAAGCAGCAGCTTCGATCAGGGTATCCAGACTGGTAGTTATTTCATGACGGGCAATGGCTTTTTGCCGGCAGGTATTCAAACGCCCTCGATGTTGTGGGTAGTAGGGTGGATTTGCAATAATGGTGCCAAATGATGATGGAGGGGCAATCTTTTGGTAATTACGGTAGTCTTCCTGGATAATGGTAATTTGCTGCTGGAGATCATTTTGATTGACATTGCCGCGGGCGATGTCTGCCAGTTCCGGTTGGATTTCTATCCCTTTGAACTGTCCTGACTTCGGAAACCGGCGGGCCAACAGGAGGGGAATGATGCCAACACCGGTCCCCAAATCAATAATTTTTTCATTGTTTTCCAGGGTGATGAAATCAGCAAGGATAAACGGATCCATGTTATAGCGATATCCATGCCGTGGTTGTTGGATGGATAGCTGGAAGTCAGGAAGGATTTCAGTAGTGGTGGCAATGGTGGTGCCTTGGTTCATTTTATTGATGCTTCCAGGGGCAACTATCAATCCCCGAAAAGATAAAGGATAAGTCCGGTTAAAAGTTTCGGGTAGAAAAAAGTTGATTTCTGCGGCATTTTTTCTCCGGCAGCGGCAACACTTTTTACCTGGTTGATATCGGTGGGACGAAGGAGAACCGCCAGCTGATTTTCTCCCTTCATGATTGATTCCACCGCTGTCTCGGCATCCTGGCTGAAACTGGTATAACGCTGTGTTTCCATGTCTTCAGCACTGATATTGAGGGTCTGGTTGAACAATAAGTGATCCAGGACCGAAACGTCCAGAGATGCCAGGGGGGTAGGGATGTCTTTCATCAGTTCTTGTGCCTGGTGTGATTCCAGGGATATC
The Pseudomonadota bacterium DNA segment above includes these coding regions:
- a CDS encoding polyprenyl synthetase family protein, with translation MTAISTINDVFSLIDSELKEIESAYADYLRTNVSLIPKISDHIILSGGKRLRPALLILTMKMMGDQPYSGTAMAAVIEFIHTATLLHDDVVDQADMRRGLTAANMIWGNEASVLVGDFLFSTSFDLAVDQGNLKILKALASATKRLAEGEILELMKTADITTTEDDYLAVIEGKTAILMAIACEIGSLLADADHQKQSMMKTFGLNLGMAFQMVDDVLDYTSREENLGKAIGIDLEEGKLTLPLIYTLKQASDEERKQLQEIILADFVSPEDFTHVYQLII
- a CDS encoding methyltransferase, yielding MNQGTTIATTTEILPDFQLSIQQPRHGYRYNMDPFILADFITLENNEKIIDLGTGVGIIPLLLARRFPKSGQFKGIEIQPELADIARGNVNQNDLQQQITIIQEDYRNYQKIAPPSSFGTIIANPPYYPQHRGRLNTCRQKAIARHEITTSLDTLIEAAAFFLEPGGSFFVSYPAERLPSLLTACSNRKLTPKKLQCLHSQPTQSAELILLLARQNGKEGLKITPPRFLNP